In Carassius carassius chromosome 5, fCarCar2.1, whole genome shotgun sequence, one genomic interval encodes:
- the ap1b1 gene encoding AP-1 complex subunit beta-1 isoform X1: MEWASQLCENRGLGSKMTDSKYFTTTKKGEIFELKAELNSDKKEKKKEAVKKVIASMTVGKDVSALFPDVVNCMQTDNLELKKLVYLYLMNYAKSQPDMAIMAVNTFVKDCEDPNPLIRALAVRTMGCIRVDKITEYLCEPLRKCLKDEDPYVRKTAAVCVAKLHDINAQLVEDQGFLDTLKDLISDSNPMVVANAVAALSEIAESHPNSNLLDLNPQTINKLLTALNECTEWGQIFILDCLANYMPRDDRESQSICERVTPRLSHANSAVVLSAVKVLMKFMEMLPKDLDYYGTLLKKLAPPLVTLLSAEPELQYVALRNINLIVQKRPEILKHEMKVFFVKYNDPIYVKLEKLDIMIRLASQANIAQVLAELKEYATEVDVDFVRKAVRAIGRCAIKVEQSAERCVSTLLDLIQTKVNYVVQEAIVVIKDIFRKYPNKYESVIATLCENLDSLDEPEARAAMIWIVGEYAERIDNADELLESFLEGFHDESTQVQLQLLTAIVKLFLKKPTETQELVQQVLSLATQDSDNPDLRDRGYIYWRLLSTDPVAAKEVVLAEKPLISEETDLIEPTLLEELICHIGTLASVYHKPPSAFVEGSRGVQHKKLTARAGSGESAESPDVGLSGPSEAPPAVIPSQGDLLGDLLNLDLAPPTATVPSVQPSMQMGAMDLLGGGLDSLMGDESDTPGVSHRTEVQSPQPSSDYNERELGGDIGGSPSMVGGLGVAPAAMPSALGGAPAVGGGLGDLFDLSGGVGMSTGSYVAPKTVWLPAMKAKGLEISGTFARRGGIIQMDLSLTNKAMSVMTDFAIQFNRNSFGLAPAGPLQVLTPLSPNQTIDVSLPLSTSGPVMKMEPLNNLQVAVKNNIDVFYFSCQYPISMIFVEDGKMERQVFLATWKDIPNDNEALFQIKDIHLNSDAASNKLQGSNIFTIAKRTVEGQDMLYLSVKLTNGIWVLAEMRIQTGNPNYTLSIKCRAPEVFPFVFQCYELVLKN; the protein is encoded by the exons ATGGAGTGGGCAAGTCAGCTTTGT GAGAACCGCGGTTTGGGATCCAAGATGACAGACTCCAAATACTTCACCACTACCAAGAAAG GGGAGATCTTTGAGCTGAAGGCAGAGCTCAACAGTGAtaagaaagagaagaagaaggAGGCAGTGAAGAAGGTCATTGCTTCTATGACAGTGGGAAAAGATGTCAG TGCTCTGTTTCCTGATGTTGTGAACTGCATGCAAACGGATAATCTGGAACTGAAGAAACTGGTCTATCTGTACTTGATGAATTATGCCAAGAGCCAGCCGGACATGGCCATTATGGCAGTCAACACCTTTGTGAAG GACTGTGAGGACCCCAACCCTCTGATCCGTGCACTGGCTGTGCGCACCATGGGCTGCATCCGAGTGGACAAGATCACAGAGTACCTGTGTGAACCTCTAAGGAAGTGTCTGAAAGATGAAGACCCTTACGTAAGGAAGACTGCTGCAGTTTGTGTTGCCAAGCTGCATGACATTAACGCCCAGCTGGTGGAAGACCAAGGCTTCCTGGACACTCTGAAAGACCTGATCTCTGACTCCAACCCCATG GTGGTGGCAAATGCAGTAGCGGCTCTGTCCGAGATAGCTGAGTCTCATCCTAACAGTAACCTGCTGGACCTGAACCCTCAGACGATTAATAAGCTCCTGACAGCCCTTAATGAGTGCACCGAGTGGGGCCAGATCTTCATCCTCGACTGCCTAGCCAACTACATGCCCCGTGATGACCGCGAGTCACAGAG TATCTGTGAGCGGGTAACTCCACGGCTGTCCCACGCTAACTCTGCCGTGGTTCTGTCTGCCGTAAAGGTTCTGATGAAGTTCATGGAAATGCTTCCTAAAGATCTAGACTATTACGGCACTCTTCTGAAGAAACTTGCTCCTCCTTTGGTCACGCTGCTCTCAGCTGAACCTGAACTGCAGTATGTTGCCTTGAGGAACATTAACCTCATCGTACAGAAGCG CCCTGAAATTCTAAAACATGAGATGAAGGTTttctttgtgaaatataatgaccCAATCTATGTCAAGCTGGAGAAGCTGGATATCATGATCCGCCTGGCGTCTCAGGCCAACATTGCTCAG GTGTTGGCTGAGCTGAAGGAATATGCCACTGAAGTGGATGTGGACTTTGTGCGTAAAGCTGTACGAGCCATTGGCCGCTGTGCAATTAAAGTAGAG CAATCAGCAGAGCGTTGTGTCAGCACACTGCTTGACCTCATTCAGACCAAGGTCAATTATGTGGTGCAGGAAGCCATTGTGGTCATCAAGGACATCTTCCGCAAGTACCCCAACAA ATATGAGAGTGTGATTGCCACTCTGTGTGAGAACCTGGACTCTCTGGATGAGCCTGAGGCACGGGCAGCCATGATCTGGATTGTGGGAGAGTACGCAGAAAGGATtgacaatgcagatgagctgctGGAGAGCTTCCTGGAAGGCTTTCATGATGAGAGCACGCAG GTGCAACTGCAGTTGCTGACAGCAATTGTGAAGTTGTTCCTGAAGAAACCCACTGAGACCCAGGAGCTGGTGCAACAAGTGCTCAGTCTTGCCACACAG GATTCTGATAATCCTGACCTGCGTGACCGTGGCTACATCTACTGGCGTCTACTCTCCACTGACCCTGTGGCAGCAAAAGAGGTGGTGCTGGCCGAGAAGCCTCTGATATCAGAGGAGACGGACCTGATTGAGCCCACCCTGCTGGAGGAGCTTATCTGCCACATTGGTACTCTGGCCTCAGTCTACCACAAACCTCCCAGTGCTTTTGTGGAGGGCAGCCGTGGCGTTCAGCACAAGAAACTTACTGCTCGTGCTGGCTC tgGGGAAAGTGCCGAGAGCCCTGATGTTGGCCTGTCTGGACCTTCGGAAGCTCCACCTGCCGTCATTCCATCACAAGGTGATCTCTTGGGTGACCTGCTGAACCTGGATCTGGCTCCACCCACTGCCACTGTCCCTTCAGTGCAGCCCTCAATGCAGATGGGAGCCATGGACCTGCTGGGAGGAGGTCTGGATAGTCTG ATGGGCGATGAATCAGATACG CCGGGAGTTTCCCACAGGACAGAGGTGCAGTCTCCCCAGCCATCttctgattataatgagagagag CTGGGAGGAGACATCGGCGGAAGCCCTTCG ATGGTTGGCGGTTTGGGGGTGGCCCCAGCAGCCATGCCTTCTGCTCTTGGCGGAGCCCCTGCTGTTGGAGGTGGATTAGGAGACCTTTTTGACCTCAGTGGAGGTGTTGGCATGTCAACAGGATCCTACGTTGCTCCTAAAACT GTGTGGTTACCAGCAATGAAAGCTAAAGGGCTGGAGATTTCTGGGACATTTGCCCGACGTGGTGGGATTATTCAGATGGATCTTTCTCTTACCAACAAAGCCATGAGCGTTATGACTGACTTCGCCATTCAGTTCAATAGGAACAG TTTCGGTCTCGCCCCTGCTGGCCCTCTGCAGGTTCTGACTCCTCTGAGCCCCAATCAGACCATTGACGTCAGTCTCCCTCTCAGCACGAGCGGCCCTGTCATGAAGATGGAACCTCTCAACAATCTGCAG GTAGCTGTGAAGAATAACATCGATGTGTTTTACTTCAGCTGCCAATATCCCATCAGCATGATCTTTGTAGAGGATGGAAAGATGG AACGTCAGGTGTTCCTGGCCACCTGGAAGGACATTCCAAATGACAACGAGGCACTGTTCCAAATCAAAGACATCCACCTCAACTCAG ACGCGGCCAGCAACAAGCTGCAAGGCAGTAATATCTTCACCATAGCCAAGAGAACAGTGGAGGGGCAGGACATGCTGTACCTGTCTGTCAAACTCACCAACGGCATTTGGGTGCTGGCAGAAATGCGCATACAGACCGGCAACCCCAACTACACG TTGTCGATAAAGTGCAGAGCGCCAGAGGTGTTTCCGTTTGTGTTCCAGTGCTATGAGTTGGTGTTGAAGAACTGA
- the ap1b1 gene encoding AP-1 complex subunit beta-1 isoform X3, with protein sequence MEWASQLCENRGLGSKMTDSKYFTTTKKGEIFELKAELNSDKKEKKKEAVKKVIASMTVGKDVSALFPDVVNCMQTDNLELKKLVYLYLMNYAKSQPDMAIMAVNTFVKDCEDPNPLIRALAVRTMGCIRVDKITEYLCEPLRKCLKDEDPYVRKTAAVCVAKLHDINAQLVEDQGFLDTLKDLISDSNPMVVANAVAALSEIAESHPNSNLLDLNPQTINKLLTALNECTEWGQIFILDCLANYMPRDDRESQSICERVTPRLSHANSAVVLSAVKVLMKFMEMLPKDLDYYGTLLKKLAPPLVTLLSAEPELQYVALRNINLIVQKRPEILKHEMKVFFVKYNDPIYVKLEKLDIMIRLASQANIAQVLAELKEYATEVDVDFVRKAVRAIGRCAIKVEQSAERCVSTLLDLIQTKVNYVVQEAIVVIKDIFRKYPNKYESVIATLCENLDSLDEPEARAAMIWIVGEYAERIDNADELLESFLEGFHDESTQVQLQLLTAIVKLFLKKPTETQELVQQVLSLATQDSDNPDLRDRGYIYWRLLSTDPVAAKEVVLAEKPLISEETDLIEPTLLEELICHIGTLASVYHKPPSAFVEGSRGVQHKKLTARAGSGESAESPDVGLSGPSEAPPAVIPSQGDLLGDLLNLDLAPPTATVPSVQPSMQMGAMDLLGGGLDSLMGDESDTLGGDIGGSPSMVGGLGVAPAAMPSALGGAPAVGGGLGDLFDLSGGVGMSTGSYVAPKTVWLPAMKAKGLEISGTFARRGGIIQMDLSLTNKAMSVMTDFAIQFNRNSFGLAPAGPLQVLTPLSPNQTIDVSLPLSTSGPVMKMEPLNNLQVAVKNNIDVFYFSCQYPISMIFVEDGKMERQVFLATWKDIPNDNEALFQIKDIHLNSDAASNKLQGSNIFTIAKRTVEGQDMLYLSVKLTNGIWVLAEMRIQTGNPNYTLSIKCRAPEVFPFVFQCYELVLKN encoded by the exons ATGGAGTGGGCAAGTCAGCTTTGT GAGAACCGCGGTTTGGGATCCAAGATGACAGACTCCAAATACTTCACCACTACCAAGAAAG GGGAGATCTTTGAGCTGAAGGCAGAGCTCAACAGTGAtaagaaagagaagaagaaggAGGCAGTGAAGAAGGTCATTGCTTCTATGACAGTGGGAAAAGATGTCAG TGCTCTGTTTCCTGATGTTGTGAACTGCATGCAAACGGATAATCTGGAACTGAAGAAACTGGTCTATCTGTACTTGATGAATTATGCCAAGAGCCAGCCGGACATGGCCATTATGGCAGTCAACACCTTTGTGAAG GACTGTGAGGACCCCAACCCTCTGATCCGTGCACTGGCTGTGCGCACCATGGGCTGCATCCGAGTGGACAAGATCACAGAGTACCTGTGTGAACCTCTAAGGAAGTGTCTGAAAGATGAAGACCCTTACGTAAGGAAGACTGCTGCAGTTTGTGTTGCCAAGCTGCATGACATTAACGCCCAGCTGGTGGAAGACCAAGGCTTCCTGGACACTCTGAAAGACCTGATCTCTGACTCCAACCCCATG GTGGTGGCAAATGCAGTAGCGGCTCTGTCCGAGATAGCTGAGTCTCATCCTAACAGTAACCTGCTGGACCTGAACCCTCAGACGATTAATAAGCTCCTGACAGCCCTTAATGAGTGCACCGAGTGGGGCCAGATCTTCATCCTCGACTGCCTAGCCAACTACATGCCCCGTGATGACCGCGAGTCACAGAG TATCTGTGAGCGGGTAACTCCACGGCTGTCCCACGCTAACTCTGCCGTGGTTCTGTCTGCCGTAAAGGTTCTGATGAAGTTCATGGAAATGCTTCCTAAAGATCTAGACTATTACGGCACTCTTCTGAAGAAACTTGCTCCTCCTTTGGTCACGCTGCTCTCAGCTGAACCTGAACTGCAGTATGTTGCCTTGAGGAACATTAACCTCATCGTACAGAAGCG CCCTGAAATTCTAAAACATGAGATGAAGGTTttctttgtgaaatataatgaccCAATCTATGTCAAGCTGGAGAAGCTGGATATCATGATCCGCCTGGCGTCTCAGGCCAACATTGCTCAG GTGTTGGCTGAGCTGAAGGAATATGCCACTGAAGTGGATGTGGACTTTGTGCGTAAAGCTGTACGAGCCATTGGCCGCTGTGCAATTAAAGTAGAG CAATCAGCAGAGCGTTGTGTCAGCACACTGCTTGACCTCATTCAGACCAAGGTCAATTATGTGGTGCAGGAAGCCATTGTGGTCATCAAGGACATCTTCCGCAAGTACCCCAACAA ATATGAGAGTGTGATTGCCACTCTGTGTGAGAACCTGGACTCTCTGGATGAGCCTGAGGCACGGGCAGCCATGATCTGGATTGTGGGAGAGTACGCAGAAAGGATtgacaatgcagatgagctgctGGAGAGCTTCCTGGAAGGCTTTCATGATGAGAGCACGCAG GTGCAACTGCAGTTGCTGACAGCAATTGTGAAGTTGTTCCTGAAGAAACCCACTGAGACCCAGGAGCTGGTGCAACAAGTGCTCAGTCTTGCCACACAG GATTCTGATAATCCTGACCTGCGTGACCGTGGCTACATCTACTGGCGTCTACTCTCCACTGACCCTGTGGCAGCAAAAGAGGTGGTGCTGGCCGAGAAGCCTCTGATATCAGAGGAGACGGACCTGATTGAGCCCACCCTGCTGGAGGAGCTTATCTGCCACATTGGTACTCTGGCCTCAGTCTACCACAAACCTCCCAGTGCTTTTGTGGAGGGCAGCCGTGGCGTTCAGCACAAGAAACTTACTGCTCGTGCTGGCTC tgGGGAAAGTGCCGAGAGCCCTGATGTTGGCCTGTCTGGACCTTCGGAAGCTCCACCTGCCGTCATTCCATCACAAGGTGATCTCTTGGGTGACCTGCTGAACCTGGATCTGGCTCCACCCACTGCCACTGTCCCTTCAGTGCAGCCCTCAATGCAGATGGGAGCCATGGACCTGCTGGGAGGAGGTCTGGATAGTCTG ATGGGCGATGAATCAGATACG CTGGGAGGAGACATCGGCGGAAGCCCTTCG ATGGTTGGCGGTTTGGGGGTGGCCCCAGCAGCCATGCCTTCTGCTCTTGGCGGAGCCCCTGCTGTTGGAGGTGGATTAGGAGACCTTTTTGACCTCAGTGGAGGTGTTGGCATGTCAACAGGATCCTACGTTGCTCCTAAAACT GTGTGGTTACCAGCAATGAAAGCTAAAGGGCTGGAGATTTCTGGGACATTTGCCCGACGTGGTGGGATTATTCAGATGGATCTTTCTCTTACCAACAAAGCCATGAGCGTTATGACTGACTTCGCCATTCAGTTCAATAGGAACAG TTTCGGTCTCGCCCCTGCTGGCCCTCTGCAGGTTCTGACTCCTCTGAGCCCCAATCAGACCATTGACGTCAGTCTCCCTCTCAGCACGAGCGGCCCTGTCATGAAGATGGAACCTCTCAACAATCTGCAG GTAGCTGTGAAGAATAACATCGATGTGTTTTACTTCAGCTGCCAATATCCCATCAGCATGATCTTTGTAGAGGATGGAAAGATGG AACGTCAGGTGTTCCTGGCCACCTGGAAGGACATTCCAAATGACAACGAGGCACTGTTCCAAATCAAAGACATCCACCTCAACTCAG ACGCGGCCAGCAACAAGCTGCAAGGCAGTAATATCTTCACCATAGCCAAGAGAACAGTGGAGGGGCAGGACATGCTGTACCTGTCTGTCAAACTCACCAACGGCATTTGGGTGCTGGCAGAAATGCGCATACAGACCGGCAACCCCAACTACACG TTGTCGATAAAGTGCAGAGCGCCAGAGGTGTTTCCGTTTGTGTTCCAGTGCTATGAGTTGGTGTTGAAGAACTGA
- the ap1b1 gene encoding AP-1 complex subunit beta-1 isoform X4, translating into MEWASQLCENRGLGSKMTDSKYFTTTKKGEIFELKAELNSDKKEKKKEAVKKVIASMTVGKDVSALFPDVVNCMQTDNLELKKLVYLYLMNYAKSQPDMAIMAVNTFVKDCEDPNPLIRALAVRTMGCIRVDKITEYLCEPLRKCLKDEDPYVRKTAAVCVAKLHDINAQLVEDQGFLDTLKDLISDSNPMVVANAVAALSEIAESHPNSNLLDLNPQTINKLLTALNECTEWGQIFILDCLANYMPRDDRESQSICERVTPRLSHANSAVVLSAVKVLMKFMEMLPKDLDYYGTLLKKLAPPLVTLLSAEPELQYVALRNINLIVQKRPEILKHEMKVFFVKYNDPIYVKLEKLDIMIRLASQANIAQVLAELKEYATEVDVDFVRKAVRAIGRCAIKVEQSAERCVSTLLDLIQTKVNYVVQEAIVVIKDIFRKYPNKYESVIATLCENLDSLDEPEARAAMIWIVGEYAERIDNADELLESFLEGFHDESTQVQLQLLTAIVKLFLKKPTETQELVQQVLSLATQDSDNPDLRDRGYIYWRLLSTDPVAAKEVVLAEKPLISEETDLIEPTLLEELICHIGTLASVYHKPPSAFVEGSRGVQHKKLTARAGSGESAESPDVGLSGPSEAPPAVIPSQGDLLGDLLNLDLAPPTATVPSVQPSMQMGAMDLLGGGLDSLLGGDIGGSPSMVGGLGVAPAAMPSALGGAPAVGGGLGDLFDLSGGVGMSTGSYVAPKTVWLPAMKAKGLEISGTFARRGGIIQMDLSLTNKAMSVMTDFAIQFNRNSFGLAPAGPLQVLTPLSPNQTIDVSLPLSTSGPVMKMEPLNNLQVAVKNNIDVFYFSCQYPISMIFVEDGKMERQVFLATWKDIPNDNEALFQIKDIHLNSDAASNKLQGSNIFTIAKRTVEGQDMLYLSVKLTNGIWVLAEMRIQTGNPNYTLSIKCRAPEVFPFVFQCYELVLKN; encoded by the exons ATGGAGTGGGCAAGTCAGCTTTGT GAGAACCGCGGTTTGGGATCCAAGATGACAGACTCCAAATACTTCACCACTACCAAGAAAG GGGAGATCTTTGAGCTGAAGGCAGAGCTCAACAGTGAtaagaaagagaagaagaaggAGGCAGTGAAGAAGGTCATTGCTTCTATGACAGTGGGAAAAGATGTCAG TGCTCTGTTTCCTGATGTTGTGAACTGCATGCAAACGGATAATCTGGAACTGAAGAAACTGGTCTATCTGTACTTGATGAATTATGCCAAGAGCCAGCCGGACATGGCCATTATGGCAGTCAACACCTTTGTGAAG GACTGTGAGGACCCCAACCCTCTGATCCGTGCACTGGCTGTGCGCACCATGGGCTGCATCCGAGTGGACAAGATCACAGAGTACCTGTGTGAACCTCTAAGGAAGTGTCTGAAAGATGAAGACCCTTACGTAAGGAAGACTGCTGCAGTTTGTGTTGCCAAGCTGCATGACATTAACGCCCAGCTGGTGGAAGACCAAGGCTTCCTGGACACTCTGAAAGACCTGATCTCTGACTCCAACCCCATG GTGGTGGCAAATGCAGTAGCGGCTCTGTCCGAGATAGCTGAGTCTCATCCTAACAGTAACCTGCTGGACCTGAACCCTCAGACGATTAATAAGCTCCTGACAGCCCTTAATGAGTGCACCGAGTGGGGCCAGATCTTCATCCTCGACTGCCTAGCCAACTACATGCCCCGTGATGACCGCGAGTCACAGAG TATCTGTGAGCGGGTAACTCCACGGCTGTCCCACGCTAACTCTGCCGTGGTTCTGTCTGCCGTAAAGGTTCTGATGAAGTTCATGGAAATGCTTCCTAAAGATCTAGACTATTACGGCACTCTTCTGAAGAAACTTGCTCCTCCTTTGGTCACGCTGCTCTCAGCTGAACCTGAACTGCAGTATGTTGCCTTGAGGAACATTAACCTCATCGTACAGAAGCG CCCTGAAATTCTAAAACATGAGATGAAGGTTttctttgtgaaatataatgaccCAATCTATGTCAAGCTGGAGAAGCTGGATATCATGATCCGCCTGGCGTCTCAGGCCAACATTGCTCAG GTGTTGGCTGAGCTGAAGGAATATGCCACTGAAGTGGATGTGGACTTTGTGCGTAAAGCTGTACGAGCCATTGGCCGCTGTGCAATTAAAGTAGAG CAATCAGCAGAGCGTTGTGTCAGCACACTGCTTGACCTCATTCAGACCAAGGTCAATTATGTGGTGCAGGAAGCCATTGTGGTCATCAAGGACATCTTCCGCAAGTACCCCAACAA ATATGAGAGTGTGATTGCCACTCTGTGTGAGAACCTGGACTCTCTGGATGAGCCTGAGGCACGGGCAGCCATGATCTGGATTGTGGGAGAGTACGCAGAAAGGATtgacaatgcagatgagctgctGGAGAGCTTCCTGGAAGGCTTTCATGATGAGAGCACGCAG GTGCAACTGCAGTTGCTGACAGCAATTGTGAAGTTGTTCCTGAAGAAACCCACTGAGACCCAGGAGCTGGTGCAACAAGTGCTCAGTCTTGCCACACAG GATTCTGATAATCCTGACCTGCGTGACCGTGGCTACATCTACTGGCGTCTACTCTCCACTGACCCTGTGGCAGCAAAAGAGGTGGTGCTGGCCGAGAAGCCTCTGATATCAGAGGAGACGGACCTGATTGAGCCCACCCTGCTGGAGGAGCTTATCTGCCACATTGGTACTCTGGCCTCAGTCTACCACAAACCTCCCAGTGCTTTTGTGGAGGGCAGCCGTGGCGTTCAGCACAAGAAACTTACTGCTCGTGCTGGCTC tgGGGAAAGTGCCGAGAGCCCTGATGTTGGCCTGTCTGGACCTTCGGAAGCTCCACCTGCCGTCATTCCATCACAAGGTGATCTCTTGGGTGACCTGCTGAACCTGGATCTGGCTCCACCCACTGCCACTGTCCCTTCAGTGCAGCCCTCAATGCAGATGGGAGCCATGGACCTGCTGGGAGGAGGTCTGGATAGTCTG CTGGGAGGAGACATCGGCGGAAGCCCTTCG ATGGTTGGCGGTTTGGGGGTGGCCCCAGCAGCCATGCCTTCTGCTCTTGGCGGAGCCCCTGCTGTTGGAGGTGGATTAGGAGACCTTTTTGACCTCAGTGGAGGTGTTGGCATGTCAACAGGATCCTACGTTGCTCCTAAAACT GTGTGGTTACCAGCAATGAAAGCTAAAGGGCTGGAGATTTCTGGGACATTTGCCCGACGTGGTGGGATTATTCAGATGGATCTTTCTCTTACCAACAAAGCCATGAGCGTTATGACTGACTTCGCCATTCAGTTCAATAGGAACAG TTTCGGTCTCGCCCCTGCTGGCCCTCTGCAGGTTCTGACTCCTCTGAGCCCCAATCAGACCATTGACGTCAGTCTCCCTCTCAGCACGAGCGGCCCTGTCATGAAGATGGAACCTCTCAACAATCTGCAG GTAGCTGTGAAGAATAACATCGATGTGTTTTACTTCAGCTGCCAATATCCCATCAGCATGATCTTTGTAGAGGATGGAAAGATGG AACGTCAGGTGTTCCTGGCCACCTGGAAGGACATTCCAAATGACAACGAGGCACTGTTCCAAATCAAAGACATCCACCTCAACTCAG ACGCGGCCAGCAACAAGCTGCAAGGCAGTAATATCTTCACCATAGCCAAGAGAACAGTGGAGGGGCAGGACATGCTGTACCTGTCTGTCAAACTCACCAACGGCATTTGGGTGCTGGCAGAAATGCGCATACAGACCGGCAACCCCAACTACACG TTGTCGATAAAGTGCAGAGCGCCAGAGGTGTTTCCGTTTGTGTTCCAGTGCTATGAGTTGGTGTTGAAGAACTGA